In one Nostoc sp. KVJ3 genomic region, the following are encoded:
- a CDS encoding serine/threonine-protein kinase, whose translation MHIDSLDGRYRIIKILNDREKAKTYLVEDANLSDSQFIVKQLRSASNNSQTLTILGRLFASKAATLKKLGQEHNQIQKLIAYFEENEEFYIVQEFIPGNPLTDEIIQGQPLRERQVISLLSEILEILVILHSYGVIHRHIKPANIIRRESDKKLVLVDFSTVSEDITNPVDNLEYMPIEQVNGNVKYNSDVYALGIIAIAALLGLSGNEISNLQNQKNRLTGEIVWRNKNITVNSKLAKVINKMVRFDYRKRYQYATEVLDDLKKIANVDDDRQKQNYKKLLLVLTGIACCIALGIGTWQLRLLKPVNDAQQKLYQEGVNKYDVGNYEGAIEDFNQVIQSDPKNAMAYNRRGDAYYRLGDYEQAKADSSQAILLNPQDANAYFDRGFAFSELGKYKEAIADYTQAIKLNSQDAYAYYGRGLARTQLKDNKGAIGDFSKAIALKPQYPEAYLQRGILRRRLRQRREAIQDFDTIIKINPSDAKAYYQRGLTQSLNQQKYAALKDYTDAININPKYIEAYLNRGDAYSDLGNKVEATEDYNTILQIDPKFIAAYIHRAIHRFSFGDYKGAIEDYTTALKLNPNDIVAYNNRGNAYLELGNKKAANQDYSRAIAINANNALAYYNRGVIRIKQKNKQGAIADFKKAAKLFQQQGEKDSYQDAKREIAILENNSTPTKVTRLKSGKTEKN comes from the coding sequence ATGCATATTGATTCACTAGATGGACGTTACCGCATAATAAAAATTCTGAATGATAGGGAAAAGGCAAAAACCTATCTAGTTGAAGATGCTAATCTTTCTGACAGCCAATTTATAGTCAAGCAGTTACGTAGTGCTAGTAACAATTCTCAAACTTTAACTATCCTCGGTCGCTTGTTTGCTAGTAAAGCAGCAACTTTAAAAAAATTAGGACAGGAACATAACCAAATTCAGAAGCTAATTGCTTATTTTGAAGAAAACGAAGAATTCTATATAGTCCAAGAATTTATACCCGGTAATCCTTTAACTGACGAAATTATCCAAGGACAACCTCTGAGGGAACGCCAAGTAATTAGTCTTTTATCAGAGATATTAGAAATTTTGGTGATTTTACATAGCTATGGCGTGATTCATCGTCATATTAAACCAGCAAATATTATTCGCCGGGAATCAGATAAAAAGTTAGTGTTGGTTGATTTTAGTACTGTTAGTGAAGACATTACTAATCCGGTTGATAATCTCGAATATATGCCTATAGAACAGGTTAACGGCAATGTTAAATATAATAGTGATGTATATGCTTTAGGGATAATTGCGATCGCAGCACTTCTAGGTTTATCTGGAAATGAGATATCTAATTTGCAAAATCAAAAAAATCGGCTGACAGGTGAAATAGTTTGGCGTAACAAAAATATTACGGTTAACAGTAAATTAGCAAAAGTTATTAATAAAATGGTGCGTTTTGACTATCGTAAGCGCTACCAATATGCAACGGAAGTTTTAGACGACTTGAAAAAGATCGCAAATGTTGATGACGATCGGCAAAAGCAGAATTATAAAAAATTATTATTAGTTTTGACAGGGATAGCTTGCTGTATCGCACTTGGTATTGGAACGTGGCAATTGAGGCTATTAAAACCTGTAAATGATGCTCAACAAAAATTATATCAAGAAGGAGTAAATAAATATGATGTCGGAAACTATGAAGGAGCAATTGAAGATTTCAATCAGGTTATTCAATCAGATCCGAAAAATGCTATGGCTTACAATAGGCGAGGTGATGCTTATTATCGACTAGGAGACTATGAGCAAGCAAAAGCAGATTCTAGCCAAGCAATTTTACTTAATCCCCAAGATGCTAATGCCTATTTTGACCGAGGATTTGCTTTTTCGGAATTAGGTAAATATAAAGAAGCGATCGCAGACTATACCCAAGCAATTAAGTTAAATTCTCAGGATGCTTATGCTTATTATGGTCGAGGATTAGCCCGGACTCAATTGAAGGATAACAAAGGGGCCATTGGAGATTTTAGCAAAGCGATCGCTCTTAAACCTCAGTATCCCGAAGCCTACTTGCAGCGAGGGATTCTCCGCCGTCGCCTCAGACAAAGACGTGAAGCAATCCAAGATTTTGATACAATAATTAAGATTAATCCTAGTGATGCTAAAGCTTATTATCAAAGGGGTTTAACTCAATCTCTTAATCAACAAAAGTATGCAGCCCTTAAAGATTATACAGACGCAATTAACATCAATCCCAAATATATAGAAGCATATCTGAATCGAGGTGATGCTTATAGCGATCTGGGAAATAAAGTCGAAGCTACTGAAGATTACAATACTATTTTACAGATTGATCCGAAATTTATTGCAGCCTATATTCACAGAGCCATTCACCGCTTTTCATTCGGAGATTATAAAGGTGCTATTGAAGATTATACCACAGCCCTGAAACTAAATCCTAATGATATTGTAGCTTACAATAATCGTGGTAACGCCTATCTTGAACTGGGAAATAAAAAAGCTGCAAATCAAGATTATTCACGAGCGATCGCTATTAATGCTAACAATGCTTTAGCCTATTATAACCGGGGTGTGATTCGCATCAAGCAGAAAAATAAGCAGGGTGCGATCGCAGATTTCAAAAAAGCCGCAAAACTCTTCCAACAACAAGGGGAAAAAGATAGTTATCAAGATGCAAAGAGAGAAATTGCAATTCTAGAAAATAATTCCACACCAACTAAAGTTACTCGCCTTAAATCTGGGAAAACAGAAAAAAATTGA
- a CDS encoding WD40 repeat domain-containing protein: MAFLSRKKFWWLYSATCSYGIHDSVWSVAFSPNGKTLASASEDQSVKLWDVTTGRCLKTLQGYSSRVWCVAVNANGQLLAANTNKTLRIWDISTAKCIHTLYGHTREICGTVFSSHETILASAGADGTIRLWDTITGKCLKTLQVNGWILSLAISPQGNALATANTDTMAKIWDIKTGECIKILEGNTGWVFSVAWSPNDQFLATSSDRCIKLWDVKTWECIKTLEGHSAWVYSLDWSPDGLRLLSGSFDLSLKLWDINTGNCQQTLQGHTKIVLGAKFHPQGHIIGSTGQDGTIKLWNSNTGECLRTLIGHTDWIWAIAFHPNGQTLVSGSQDETIKLWDVTTGECLQTLRRRSPS, encoded by the coding sequence TTGGCGTTCCTTAGTCGAAAAAAGTTTTGGTGGCTTTACTCAGCAACCTGTAGTTATGGAATACATGACAGTGTTTGGTCAGTTGCTTTCAGTCCCAATGGTAAAACTTTAGCAAGTGCAAGTGAAGATCAAAGCGTTAAGCTATGGGATGTGACTACAGGAAGATGTTTAAAAACCTTACAAGGATACTCAAGTCGTGTTTGGTGTGTAGCTGTTAATGCCAATGGTCAATTATTAGCTGCAAATACAAATAAAACACTCAGAATATGGGATATTTCCACAGCTAAATGCATACATACTTTATATGGGCATACTCGTGAAATCTGTGGGACTGTTTTTAGTTCTCATGAAACAATCCTTGCTAGTGCTGGTGCAGATGGGACAATTCGCCTTTGGGATACGATTACAGGTAAATGCTTAAAAACTTTGCAGGTAAACGGGTGGATACTCTCACTTGCTATCAGTCCTCAAGGAAACGCTTTAGCCACTGCTAATACAGATACTATGGCTAAGATTTGGGATATTAAAACTGGGGAATGCATCAAGATTTTGGAAGGAAATACTGGTTGGGTATTTTCTGTTGCTTGGAGTCCAAATGACCAATTTCTGGCTACTAGCAGCGATCGCTGCATTAAGTTATGGGATGTCAAAACATGGGAATGTATCAAGACTTTAGAAGGACATTCTGCTTGGGTATATTCACTAGACTGGAGTCCAGATGGTCTAAGGTTACTCAGTGGCAGTTTTGACCTCAGCCTGAAATTATGGGATATCAACACAGGAAATTGTCAGCAAACTTTGCAAGGACATACAAAAATAGTGTTGGGTGCAAAGTTTCATCCCCAAGGCCATATTATTGGTAGTACCGGTCAAGATGGAACGATTAAACTTTGGAACAGCAATACAGGAGAATGCCTAAGAACACTCATCGGACATACAGATTGGATTTGGGCAATTGCCTTTCATCCCAATGGGCAAACCCTTGTTAGTGGCAGTCAAGATGAGACAATTAAGCTGTGGGATGTCACAACAGGGGAGTGTTTGCAAACTTTGCGTAGGCGTAGCCCGTCGTAG
- a CDS encoding beta strand repeat-containing protein, which translates to METDLLKLNGTNLDNLTNNPETLLSKTFLADSNLSLIANTKTGSMLPWSAQFINQLSGLTQTTQIGLILEGDESNKVLIGGNNNNLLLRLDKNDKLTGNNGNDLLIGANRRDLLVGGLGQDGSNNSFSIFSVSNRYDNLIGNAQNISSSSVQSETNTISTILQQDVYPTLQKFVQLPNFQQQMQFIFGDRVNIEKLNQIADSWQKASFSTLPSIEVRDKSVFPTTTIGVFAGEIDKIYLSQKLLTHGKSGEIADTIFEEIGHWLDKQINVADTPGDEGQLFAAVVTGKYLNANQIADIRAEDDSTTIFVDGRFLTVEQATLPTITVATTDANAAETITGQTANPGKFTLTRTGSTSSSLTVNYAVAGTATNGTDYQTLTKSATFAVGSATTIINLTPKDDTLAEGNETVILTLGTGTGYTVGAVKTGTVTIADNEILPTITVATTDANAAETITGQTVNPGKFTLTRTGSTSSSLTVNYTVAGTATNGTDYQTLTKSATFAVGSATTIINLTPKDDTLAEGNETVILTLGTGTGYTVGAVKTGTVTIADNEILPTITVATTDANAAETITGQTANPGKFTLTRTGSTSSSLTVNYTVAGTATNGTDYQTLTKSATFAVGSATTIINLTPTDDTLVEENETVILTLGIGTGYILGAAKTGTVTIADNDLLPTITVAATDAKAAETITGQTANPGKFTLTRTGSLTQALTVNYTLLGTATKGTDYTNLTGTVSFAAGSATAVVNITPIDDNILEASETVIFSITSGTNYKLGTAIAGTVTIDNTDPKGLADFLWDKGSTVTQIAVNLKNRGFDLPTIANSIKSGVTKSDGTNLNYIDVAIALWNSGYSINGRKLADLLWDQGADQKQIGQAMKYLGLSLETIADSVKRGITKSDGTGLNNIDVAIALWNSGYSFNARKLADLLWDEGANPIEIGQSMKYLGLSLETIADSVKWGITIEVISQSGGTVVIKNPDYHQVAEALWNSGYSLNARKLADLLWDNSASQQKIGQAFNYLGLSLETIADSVKFGITNSDGTNLNYIDATIALWNSGYGIDSRKLADLLWDEGASQQQIGQAMKYLGLSLETIADAIDDGVTTSDGTSLNYTDVAIALWNSGYGGADGLNSRKLADLLWDEGASQQQIGQAMKYLGFSLETIANAIDDGVTTSDGTSLNYTDVAIALWNSGYGGADGLNSRKLADLLWDEGASQQQIGQAMKYLGFSLETIANAIDDGVTTSDGTSLNYTDVAIALWNSGYSGADGLNSRKLADLLWDEGASQQQIGQAMKYLGFSLETIANAIDDGVTTSDGTSLNYTDVAIALWNSGYSFDTRKLAGLLWNEGASQGDIGQAIKYLGYNLAIIADAMDDGPINFNYIDVAIALWNSGYSIDTRILAGLLWNEGATQANIGQAIKYLGYDLATIADAMDDGPINFNYIDVAIALWNSGYSIDTRILAGLLWNEGASQGDIGQAIRDLGYDLVIIADAIKNAPGIGFNYIDVALALWNSGYNINGGTVAAILWNKGYNQGNIGQALRVLGFSNEDIGYAVRNAPGIGFNYSDVARAVWDSGNQPSLYTIADIVKSLGGKYGDIYGALKEVGASDFNANLLALRASFQNLVNRVFKYTEKAGNATKDVFEDIKESVVDNPVTQIVLLPYTLPASIVVNTVEAVKTGDIEVIVDGLKKIPVLGTAVGVIDGVIKAANGDKKGVLKDSIISALAFYGGSTVITPKMVDFAVDIFWELKDSDYKGAISASLENLGMQKTVSDLFVAVAWSAVANSNWESVINAALTKVGFNNANSFVNMAWDIIDQNYKEALKTGLQVVGFTNLGINQAKADAFLNLTVAIRDGKPNQAADILIALSGNNPQVIQSSWIKDLKDGNLANDRQAIQLGLSNLGFQDVTQWVNTIWSVKDGKYLDAVSAVLALGKFAQGQDWVKIIDNLQKENYGEALSTAFKLAKFQDGQSLADAVLAVKKGDYVTAFYESLNLIEGGRDLADAFKYLIDFDLQEFITSMINAAPLLLKVLI; encoded by the coding sequence ATGGAAACAGATTTATTGAAATTAAATGGAACGAATTTAGATAATTTAACGAATAATCCAGAAACCTTATTATCTAAAACATTTTTGGCAGATTCTAACCTTTCTCTAATAGCAAATACTAAAACAGGTAGTATGCTACCTTGGTCTGCTCAATTTATTAATCAATTATCTGGGTTAACTCAAACAACTCAGATAGGTTTAATACTCGAAGGAGATGAAAGTAATAAGGTCTTGATTGGAGGTAACAATAACAACCTCTTACTTCGATTAGATAAAAATGACAAACTAACTGGGAACAACGGCAACGATCTCCTCATCGGGGCTAATCGTCGAGATTTATTAGTTGGTGGTTTGGGACAAGATGGCTCTAACAATTCATTCTCCATATTTTCAGTCAGCAATCGATATGACAATCTAATCGGGAATGCACAGAATATTTCCTCTAGTAGTGTCCAGTCAGAAACTAACACTATTTCTACTATCCTCCAGCAGGATGTATACCCAACACTACAGAAATTTGTTCAGTTGCCTAATTTTCAGCAACAGATGCAATTTATCTTCGGAGATCGTGTCAACATTGAAAAACTAAATCAAATAGCTGATAGCTGGCAAAAAGCTAGTTTCAGTACCCTGCCATCAATTGAAGTCCGAGACAAATCTGTATTCCCCACAACTACAATAGGTGTTTTTGCAGGAGAGATAGACAAGATTTATCTATCGCAAAAATTATTAACTCACGGTAAAAGTGGAGAAATTGCTGATACCATCTTTGAAGAGATTGGGCACTGGCTCGATAAACAAATAAATGTAGCAGACACACCCGGCGATGAGGGACAATTGTTTGCAGCAGTTGTTACAGGGAAATACCTTAATGCTAATCAAATTGCAGATATTCGTGCTGAAGATGATTCAACCACAATTTTTGTTGATGGTCGATTTTTAACAGTTGAGCAAGCTACTCTACCAACGATTACAGTCGCGACCACCGATGCTAACGCCGCAGAAACCATCACTGGGCAAACTGCAAATCCTGGTAAATTTACCCTAACTCGTACCGGAAGTACATCTTCATCTTTGACAGTTAATTATGCTGTTGCGGGTACTGCAACTAATGGGACAGATTACCAAACATTAACCAAGAGTGCTACTTTTGCAGTCGGTTCAGCCACAACAATAATTAATTTGACTCCCAAAGATGACACCTTAGCAGAAGGAAATGAAACAGTTATTCTGACCTTGGGAACAGGTACGGGTTATACAGTCGGGGCAGTAAAAACGGGTACGGTAACGATCGCAGATAATGAGATTCTACCAACGATTACAGTTGCGACCACCGATGCTAACGCCGCAGAAACCATCACTGGGCAAACTGTAAATCCTGGTAAATTTACCCTAACTCGTACCGGAAGTACATCTTCATCTCTGACGGTTAATTATACTGTTGCGGGTACTGCAACTAATGGGACAGATTACCAAACATTAACCAAGAGTGCTACTTTTGCAGTCGGTTCAGCCACAACAATAATTAATTTGACTCCCAAAGATGACACCTTAGCAGAAGGAAATGAAACAGTTATTCTGACCTTGGGAACAGGTACGGGTTATACAGTCGGGGCAGTAAAAACGGGTACGGTAACGATCGCAGATAATGAGATTCTACCAACGATTACAGTCGCGACTACCGATGCTAACGCCGCAGAAACCATCACTGGGCAAACTGCAAATCCTGGTAAATTTACCCTAACTCGTACCGGAAGTACATCTTCATCTCTGACGGTTAATTATACTGTTGCGGGTACTGCAACTAATGGGACAGATTACCAAACATTAACCAAGAGTGCTACTTTTGCAGTCGGTTCAGCCACAACAATAATTAATTTGACTCCCACAGATGACACCTTAGTAGAAGAAAATGAAACGGTTATTTTGACCTTGGGGATAGGGACAGGTTATATCCTTGGGGCAGCCAAAACGGGTACAGTAACGATCGCAGATAATGATCTTCTACCAACGATTACAGTCGCGGCGACCGATGCTAAGGCCGCAGAAACCATCACTGGGCAAACTGCAAATCCTGGTAAATTTACCCTAACTCGTACTGGCAGCTTAACCCAAGCCCTGACAGTCAATTACACCTTATTAGGGACAGCAACGAAGGGAACAGATTATACAAACCTGACGGGAACGGTGAGTTTTGCGGCGGGTTCAGCTACAGCAGTCGTCAATATCACACCGATTGATGACAATATTCTAGAAGCAAGTGAAACCGTTATTTTCAGTATCACGTCTGGTACCAATTATAAATTAGGTACAGCGATCGCTGGTACGGTTACTATCGATAATACAGATCCAAAAGGACTTGCTGACTTTCTCTGGGATAAAGGGTCAACAGTTACCCAAATTGCTGTAAATCTAAAAAATCGGGGCTTTGACTTACCAACAATTGCAAATAGCATTAAGTCGGGAGTTACCAAGAGTGATGGAACTAATCTTAACTACATTGATGTAGCGATCGCTCTCTGGAATAGTGGTTATAGTATCAATGGCAGAAAACTGGCAGATTTGCTCTGGGATCAAGGCGCAGACCAAAAACAAATTGGTCAGGCGATGAAATATTTAGGGCTGAGTTTAGAAACCATTGCTGATAGCGTTAAACGAGGTATTACCAAGAGTGATGGAACTGGACTGAATAATATTGACGTAGCGATCGCTCTCTGGAATAGTGGCTATAGCTTTAATGCCAGAAAACTGGCAGATTTACTCTGGGATGAGGGTGCTAATCCCATAGAAATTGGGCAGTCAATGAAGTATCTTGGCTTAAGTTTAGAAACTATTGCCGATAGTGTTAAATGGGGAATTACTATTGAGGTAATTTCCCAAAGTGGTGGCACTGTGGTAATCAAGAATCCTGATTACCACCAGGTAGCTGAAGCTTTGTGGAATAGTGGTTATAGCCTTAATGCAAGGAAGCTTGCTGATTTACTTTGGGATAATAGTGCTAGTCAACAAAAAATTGGTCAAGCTTTCAATTATCTAGGCTTAAGTTTAGAAACTATTGCTGATAGTGTTAAATTCGGAATTACTAACAGTGATGGAACTAATCTTAACTACATTGATGCGACTATCGCTCTTTGGAACAGTGGATATGGTATTGATTCAAGGAAACTTGCAGACTTACTCTGGGATGAAGGAGCTAGTCAACAACAGATCGGTCAAGCAATGAAGTACCTGGGTTTAAGCTTAGAAACTATTGCCGATGCTATAGATGATGGAGTTACCACAAGTGATGGAACTAGTCTTAACTACACTGATGTAGCCATAGCTTTATGGAATAGTGGTTATGGTGGTGCTGATGGTCTTAATTCAAGAAAACTTGCTGACTTACTCTGGGATGAAGGAGCTAGTCAACAACAGATCGGTCAAGCAATGAAGTACCTTGGCTTCAGCTTAGAAACTATTGCCAATGCCATAGATGATGGAGTTACCACAAGTGATGGAACTAGTCTTAACTACACTGATGTAGCCATAGCTTTATGGAATAGTGGTTATGGTGGTGCTGATGGTCTTAATTCAAGAAAACTTGCTGACTTACTCTGGGATGAAGGAGCTAGTCAACAACAGATCGGTCAAGCAATGAAGTACCTTGGCTTCAGCTTAGAAACTATTGCCAATGCCATAGATGATGGAGTTACCACAAGTGATGGAACTAGTCTTAACTACACTGATGTAGCCATAGCTTTATGGAATAGTGGTTATAGTGGTGCTGATGGTCTTAATTCAAGAAAACTTGCTGACTTACTCTGGGATGAAGGAGCTAGTCAACAACAGATTGGTCAAGCAATGAAGTACCTTGGCTTCAGCTTAGAAACTATTGCCAATGCCATAGATGATGGAGTTACCACAAGTGATGGAACTAGTCTTAACTACACTGATGTAGCCATAGCTTTATGGAATAGTGGCTATAGTTTTGACACAAGAAAACTTGCCGGACTTCTCTGGAATGAAGGAGCTAGTCAAGGAGATATTGGTCAGGCAATAAAGTATCTTGGCTACAATTTAGCAATCATTGCTGATGCTATGGATGATGGCCCTATTAACTTTAACTACATTGATGTAGCCATAGCGCTATGGAATAGTGGCTATAGTATTGACACAAGAATACTTGCGGGTCTCCTCTGGAATGAAGGAGCTACTCAGGCAAATATTGGTCAAGCAATAAAGTATCTTGGCTACGATTTGGCAACCATTGCTGATGCTATGGATGATGGCCCTATTAACTTTAACTACATTGATGTAGCCATAGCGTTATGGAATAGTGGCTATAGTATTGACACAAGAATACTTGCGGGTCTCCTCTGGAATGAAGGAGCTAGTCAAGGAGATATTGGTCAGGCAATAAGGGATCTTGGCTATGATTTGGTAATCATTGCCGATGCCATAAAGAATGCACCAGGCATTGGTTTTAATTATATTGATGTAGCCTTAGCCCTATGGAATAGTGGTTATAACATTAATGGGGGAACAGTTGCAGCTATTCTCTGGAATAAAGGATATAACCAGGGAAATATTGGTCAGGCTCTAAGGGTTCTTGGATTCAGTAACGAAGACATTGGTTATGCAGTAAGAAATGCACCTGGTATTGGTTTTAACTATAGTGATGTCGCTCGAGCAGTTTGGGACAGTGGGAATCAACCATCACTATATACGATCGCTGATATAGTAAAATCCTTGGGAGGAAAATATGGTGACATATATGGCGCACTCAAGGAAGTTGGAGCTTCTGATTTCAACGCCAATTTGTTGGCTTTACGAGCATCGTTTCAAAACCTTGTAAACCGTGTCTTTAAATATACTGAAAAGGCAGGTAACGCAACTAAAGATGTTTTTGAGGATATTAAAGAATCTGTCGTCGATAATCCTGTCACTCAAATTGTCTTATTGCCATACACCCTTCCTGCTTCCATCGTTGTCAATACCGTCGAGGCTGTCAAGACAGGGGACATTGAAGTAATTGTTGATGGCTTGAAAAAGATTCCTGTTCTGGGTACTGCTGTTGGTGTGATAGATGGAGTCATTAAAGCTGCTAATGGGGATAAAAAAGGGGTTCTTAAAGACTCAATCATTTCAGCCTTGGCTTTTTATGGGGGATCAACAGTTATTACTCCCAAGATGGTAGATTTTGCGGTTGATATATTCTGGGAACTTAAAGATTCAGATTATAAAGGGGCTATTTCAGCATCTCTTGAAAATCTGGGAATGCAAAAAACAGTTTCCGATCTTTTTGTTGCTGTAGCTTGGTCAGCAGTTGCAAATAGTAATTGGGAAAGTGTAATTAATGCCGCTCTAACTAAAGTTGGTTTTAATAATGCCAATTCCTTCGTTAATATGGCATGGGATATTATTGACCAAAATTACAAAGAAGCTCTCAAAACTGGACTACAAGTGGTAGGTTTTACCAACCTTGGGATTAATCAAGCCAAGGCAGATGCATTTCTTAACCTTACAGTTGCCATTCGAGATGGAAAACCTAATCAAGCCGCAGACATTTTAATTGCTCTCTCTGGCAATAATCCACAGGTTATTCAGAGCAGTTGGATTAAGGATTTGAAAGATGGAAACCTAGCTAACGATCGCCAAGCGATTCAATTAGGACTGTCCAACTTAGGTTTTCAGGATGTCACGCAATGGGTAAATACCATTTGGTCTGTTAAAGACGGAAAATATCTCGATGCCGTATCTGCTGTTCTAGCTCTAGGGAAGTTTGCCCAAGGTCAGGATTGGGTAAAAATTATCGATAATTTGCAAAAAGAGAACTATGGCGAGGCATTATCCACAGCGTTTAAGTTAGCTAAATTCCAAGATGGTCAATCTTTAGCTGATGCAGTCCTTGCAGTCAAAAAAGGAGATTATGTAACAGCATTTTATGAAAGCCTCAATTTAATTGAAGGCGGGCGTGATTTAGCTGATGCCTTCAAATACCTAATTGACTTCGATCTTCAGGAGTTTATAACCTCAATGATTAATGCTGCTCCTCTTCTCTTAAAAGTCTTAATTTAA
- a CDS encoding NB-ARC domain-containing protein, which yields MTVEEAIAIVEQLLERGCLTKVQEIVFRESWAGQTYLDMALDSDYNPSHIKDVGSQLWRSLSQAFGEKVTKNNLRGVLKRTAQRQKNTNALSTLNFQPLTKYTNWGEAIDVSQFYGRTTELETLRQWIVRDSSQSDSNALRTRVVTLLGMGGMGKTALSVKLAEQLQGEFEYVIWRSLRHAPFFQDKLTDLIKILSHQQVTALPVNPHEQITCLIEYLRKSRCLLILDNFDTLLEQGKRTGCYREGYEPYGELLWRLGETQHQSCVLLTSREKPAEIAALEGDKLPVRTLTLSGLQVAAGQTILTLKGLSGSEDETRQLVECYGGNPLALKIAATSIRDLHEGNIARFFSEGTTVFYGVGNLLEQQFKRLSTSEQQVMYWLAINRKPVVAAVLQEDIVPAVSRVNVLEALESLSWRSLVEKSFGGFTQQPVVMEYMTVFGQLLSVPMVKL from the coding sequence ATGACAGTTGAAGAGGCGATCGCAATAGTCGAGCAATTATTAGAACGGGGATGCTTAACAAAAGTTCAAGAAATTGTCTTCCGTGAGTCTTGGGCAGGACAAACCTACTTAGATATGGCTCTAGACTCGGATTACAACCCCAGTCACATCAAAGATGTCGGTTCTCAACTGTGGCGATCGCTCTCTCAAGCTTTTGGAGAAAAAGTTACCAAAAATAATCTGCGTGGAGTACTGAAGCGAACCGCACAGCGACAAAAGAACACCAACGCCCTCTCAACCTTAAACTTTCAACCCTTGACGAAGTACACAAACTGGGGCGAAGCAATTGACGTTTCGCAGTTCTACGGACGTACTACCGAATTAGAAACTCTCAGACAATGGATTGTGCGCGATTCGTCTCAGAGCGACAGCAACGCTTTACGCACTCGTGTAGTGACGCTGCTGGGTATGGGTGGTATGGGCAAAACCGCACTCTCGGTAAAGTTAGCAGAACAGTTACAGGGAGAATTTGAGTATGTTATTTGGCGATCGCTCCGACACGCACCTTTTTTTCAAGACAAACTCACGGACTTGATCAAAATCCTTTCTCATCAGCAAGTTACCGCGTTGCCCGTTAACCCTCACGAGCAAATTACTTGTTTAATCGAGTACCTCCGCAAATCTCGATGCTTGCTGATTCTGGATAATTTCGACACCCTATTGGAGCAAGGTAAACGCACAGGCTGTTACCGCGAAGGCTATGAACCTTACGGTGAACTCCTGTGGCGATTGGGAGAAACACAGCATCAAAGCTGTGTCCTACTTACCAGCCGAGAAAAACCTGCTGAAATTGCTGCCTTAGAAGGTGATAAATTGCCAGTTCGGACTCTTACTTTGTCAGGATTACAAGTCGCAGCCGGGCAAACAATCTTAACACTCAAAGGGCTATCAGGCTCCGAGGATGAAACCCGGCAACTGGTTGAGTGTTACGGTGGTAATCCACTAGCTTTGAAAATTGCTGCCACTTCCATTCGGGACTTGCATGAGGGCAACATCGCCCGTTTTTTTAGCGAAGGCACAACAGTCTTCTATGGCGTTGGCAATCTCCTAGAGCAGCAATTCAAAAGACTCTCTACTTCAGAGCAGCAAGTCATGTACTGGTTAGCAATTAATCGTAAGCCAGTTGTCGCTGCGGTATTACAAGAAGATATTGTGCCAGCAGTTTCTAGAGTAAATGTACTAGAAGCGTTGGAGTCTTTAAGTTGGCGTTCCTTAGTCGAAAAAAGTTTTGGTGGCTTTACTCAGCAACCTGTAGTTATGGAATACATGACAGTGTTTGGTCAGTTGCTTTCAGTCCCAATGGTAAAACTTTAG